From the genome of Streptomyces ficellus:
TCAGCCGGGACAGGTCGTGCGGGCGCACGATGGTGTGCTCGTAGACGAACGCGACGGCGACGATCAGCAGGCCCGCCCAGAAGAACACGCCCGCGCCGGTGGCCAGCGCGTACCAGACCAGCAGCGCGGTGGTGACGACGTGGCAGGCGCGGGCGCCGTGCAGGGCCGCTGGGATGCCGAAGCGGGCGGGGACGGACTTCACCCCGTGGGCGCGGTCCGCCTGCACGTCCTGGCAGGCGAAGATCAGGTCGAACCCGCCGATCCAGACGCCCACGGCGAGCCCCAGGATCACCGCGTCCCAGGACCAGGCGCCGGTGACCGCCAGCCAGGCACCGACGGGCCCGATGGCCTGCGCCAGGCCCAGGATGGCGTGCGGGAAGTTCGTGAACCGCTTGCCGTACGGGTAGACCACCATCGGGACGACGGCGACCGGCGCGAGCGCCAGGCAGAGCGGGTTCAGCAGGGCGGCGGCGCCCAGGAAGGCCGCCAGGGCCACCAGCGCCCCGGTCCAGGCGGACCGGACGGACACCGCGCCGGTGACCAGCTCGCGGCCCGCCGTGCGCGGGTTCCGGGCGTCGATCTCGCGGTCGATGATCCGGTTGCAGGCCATCGCGAAGGTGCGCAGGCCCACCATCGCCACGGTGACCAGGAGCAGCTCCGTCCAGTGGACGGTGGCGTCCTCCTGGTACATGGCGGTGAGCGAGGCGATGTACGCGAAGGGCAGCGCGAAGACCGAGTGCTCGATGAGGACCAGGCGCAGGAAGGCCCGCACCTTCCCGCCGCCCGGCTGCGGCACCGCCGGCGCGCCGGCGGACGCGGACGCGGTCACAGCCCGTACTCCTTCCAGCGGCGGTCGACCAGGGCCGCCGTCGCCGGGTCGGACTCGACCATGTCCGGCCAGCCGCCGTCGCGCGTGTAGCCCTCCTCGGGCCACTTCTTCGTGGCGTCGATGCCCGCCTTGCCGCCCCAGAACTGCTGGTACGACGCGTGGTCCAGGTGGTCGACCGGGCCCTCGACGACCGTGAGGTCGCGGGAGTAGTCGGTGTTGCCGAGGGCCCGCCAGGACACCTCGTGCAGGTTGCGGACGTCGCAGTCGGCGTCGACGATCACGATCAGCTTGGTCAGCGACATCATGTGGGCGCCCCAGATGGCGTGCATCACCTTCTGGGCGTGCTTCGGGTACTTCTTGTCGATCGAGACGATCGCGCAGTTGTGGAAGCCGCCGGACTCCGGCAGGTGGTAGTCCACGATGTCCGGCACGATGATCTTGAGCAGGGGGAGGAAGAAGCGTTCCGTCGCCCGGCCCAGCGGGCCGTCCTCCGTCGGCGGGCGGCCCACCACGATCGACTGGAGCAGCGGCCGCTTCCGCATGGTCACGCAGTCGATGGTCAGCGCCGGGAACGGTTCCTGCGGGGTGTAGAAGCCGGTGTGGTCGCCGAACGGGCCCTCGGGGAGCATCTCGCCCGGCTCCAGCCAGCCCTCCAGCACGACCTCCGCCTGCGCCGGCACCTGGAGCGGGACCGTCTTGCAGTCGACCATCTCGATCCGCTTGCCCTGGAGGAATCCGGCGAACAGGTACTCGTCGATGTCCTCGGGCAGCGGCGCCGTCGACGCGTACGTCACGGCGGGCGGCGCGCCGAACGCGATCGCCACCGGCAGCCGCTCCCCGCGCCGGGCGGCGACCTGGTAGTGGTTGCGGCTGTCCTTGTGGATCTGCCAGTGCATCCCGATGGTGCGCCGGTCGTGGCGCTGGAGGCGGTAGAGACCGAGGTTGCGGATGCCGTTCTCGGGGTGCTTGGTGTGCGTGAGCCCCAGGTTGAAGAACGACCCGCCGTCCTTGGGCCAGGTGAAGAGGGCGGGCAGCTGCTCCAGGTCGACGTCGTCGCCGGTCAGGACGACCTCCTGCACCGGCGCGTCCTTGACCTTCTTCGGCGGTACGTGGGTCATCGCGCCCAGCTTGCCGAACGCCTCGCGCACGCCCACGAAGCCGTGCGGCAGCTCCGGCTTCAGCAAGCCGCCGATCTTGGCGCTGATCTCGTCGTAGGACTTCAGCCCGAGCGCCTTCAGCAGCCGGCGGTCCGTCCCGAAGACGTTCATCGCGAGCGGCATGGCGGAGCCCTTGACGTTCTCGAAGAGCAGGGCCGGGCCGCCCGACTTCTGGACGCGGTCGACGATCTCCCCGACCTCCAGATACGGGTCGACTTCGGCCTTGATGCGCTTGAGGTCGCCTTCGCGCTCCAGCGCCCTGAGCAGCGAGCGGAGATCGTCGTAAGCCATGGGGCCCAGTATCCGGTACCCGTTACGCTGGGTTCGTCACCGGGGCTTGGGAAACGCGCCCCGCCAACGCTTCAGGGGGCCGTCCCACATGCTCAGGGCACTGCTGTACATCCTGCCGCTGGCGCTGGCGATCTATGCGTTCATCGACTGCCTGAACACCCCCGAGGACGAGGTGAAGCACCTCCCCAAGGTCGCCTGGGTCTTCATCATCCTCCTGTTCTGGGTGGTCGGCCCGATCGTCTGGGTCGTCGGCGGCAAGCAGCGCCGCCCCCGGGCCGCCGGCGGTCGCGCGGGCCGCTCGCAATGGGTCGCCCCGGACGACAACCCCGAGTTCCTGAAGTCGCTCCGCGAGGAGAAGGACGAGCAGCAGGACGACGGCGACACCGGCCCCGACCGGACCTGACCCCCGCCCGGCCCTCACCCGCCGGGCGCGGGGAACCGGGCCGCCGGGGGAATTCCGGCGGCCGGCGGGGAAGGCTTCCCGCCATGGACAGTGAGCAGCAGGTACGGCGGTGGCTGGACACCGCCGTCGCCGAGGCGCGGGCCGGGCTCGCCGAGGGCGGCATCCCCGTCGGGGCCGCCCTCTACGGCGCGGACGGCACCCTCCTCGGCCGGGGGCGCAACCGCCGCGTCCAGGACGGCGACCCCTCCGTGCACGCCGAGACGGCCGCGTTCCGGGCGGCCGGGCGGCAGCGGTCGTACCGGGGGACGACCATGGTGACCACGCT
Proteins encoded in this window:
- a CDS encoding PLD nuclease N-terminal domain-containing protein, yielding MLRALLYILPLALAIYAFIDCLNTPEDEVKHLPKVAWVFIILLFWVVGPIVWVVGGKQRRPRAAGGRAGRSQWVAPDDNPEFLKSLREEKDEQQDDGDTGPDRT
- a CDS encoding menaquinone biosynthesis decarboxylase, producing the protein MAYDDLRSLLRALEREGDLKRIKAEVDPYLEVGEIVDRVQKSGGPALLFENVKGSAMPLAMNVFGTDRRLLKALGLKSYDEISAKIGGLLKPELPHGFVGVREAFGKLGAMTHVPPKKVKDAPVQEVVLTGDDVDLEQLPALFTWPKDGGSFFNLGLTHTKHPENGIRNLGLYRLQRHDRRTIGMHWQIHKDSRNHYQVAARRGERLPVAIAFGAPPAVTYASTAPLPEDIDEYLFAGFLQGKRIEMVDCKTVPLQVPAQAEVVLEGWLEPGEMLPEGPFGDHTGFYTPQEPFPALTIDCVTMRKRPLLQSIVVGRPPTEDGPLGRATERFFLPLLKIIVPDIVDYHLPESGGFHNCAIVSIDKKYPKHAQKVMHAIWGAHMMSLTKLIVIVDADCDVRNLHEVSWRALGNTDYSRDLTVVEGPVDHLDHASYQQFWGGKAGIDATKKWPEEGYTRDGGWPDMVESDPATAALVDRRWKEYGL
- the mqnP gene encoding menaquinone biosynthesis prenyltransferase MqnP, coding for MTASASAGAPAVPQPGGGKVRAFLRLVLIEHSVFALPFAYIASLTAMYQEDATVHWTELLLVTVAMVGLRTFAMACNRIIDREIDARNPRTAGRELVTGAVSVRSAWTGALVALAAFLGAAALLNPLCLALAPVAVVPMVVYPYGKRFTNFPHAILGLAQAIGPVGAWLAVTGAWSWDAVILGLAVGVWIGGFDLIFACQDVQADRAHGVKSVPARFGIPAALHGARACHVVTTALLVWYALATGAGVFFWAGLLIVAVAFVYEHTIVRPHDLSRLNRAFFTTNGFIGVALFVCALTDLLVRGLSL
- a CDS encoding nucleoside deaminase; this encodes MDSEQQVRRWLDTAVAEARAGLAEGGIPVGAALYGADGTLLGRGRNRRVQDGDPSVHAETAAFRAAGRQRSYRGTTMVTTLSPCWYCSGLVRQFGISRVVIGEAETFHGGHDWLAAHGVEVVLLDDPACVAMMRGFVAEHPALWNEDIGDE